The Betaproteobacteria bacterium genome includes a window with the following:
- a CDS encoding SUMF1/EgtB/PvdO family nonheme iron enzyme, giving the protein MRSLQGETIREHPYAEGNVSPPVARWRAATFGENGRSVRLADPAGRRHTAAYPPARGRRAPSPGACSSRRELSSSRRPAGRRPGHALCGERTTQCPGIRFRLPARSSARTSGHAGPLVVRNIARSARCRVRPAGFRQLRLDLVGMARRTAPARRGMKIFLSYASQDRALAAAINRTLSHQDHDVFFDRDDLPPGEEFHNRIRQGIEQCDLFVFLISEHALDPASYTLSELEIAQKVIQRPHGRLLPVLLAPIAFARLPGFLKSVTVLETSGDVTAAVADAVHRIAQGRRRRHGYRLAIGIAAIALVAAGIWLALPDGTLPEERTGKDGAASDLVPAGMFGMGDGEYAPQREIFVDAFYIDRFEVTTGRYAKFLAATGSARPPEKWEAIDLAAAAELPVVGVDWNDAAAYCAWAGRRLPTEAEWEKAARGADRRMYPWGNESPSLLRANYVNTSSEAYDGGLHKVGSHPAGRSPYGTHDMAGNANEWVADWYAEGFRSGDMRNPKGPESGKARVIRGGGRFESADRIASARRWHGPPDLRSDDIGFRCAADGP; this is encoded by the coding sequence ATGCGCTCGCTGCAGGGAGAGACGATCCGTGAGCACCCCTACGCTGAAGGAAATGTTTCGCCGCCTGTGGCGCGCTGGAGGGCAGCAACATTCGGCGAAAACGGTCGAAGTGTTCGGCTGGCTGATCCTGCTGGAAGGCGCCATACTGCTGCTTATCCCCCGGCTCGCGGTCGACGCGCTCCATCTCCCGGCGCTTGTTCCTCAAGGCGAGAACTATCTTCGTCTCGCCGGCCTGCTGGTCGGCGGCCTGGGCATGCTTTATGTGGTGAGCGGACGACTCAATGCCCAGGGATTCGTTTTCGCCTCCCTGCTCGATCGTCCGCTCGTACCAGCGGTCATGCTGGCCCTCTGGTGGTTCGGAATATTGCCCGGTCCGCTCGCTGCCGCGTTCGCCCTGCAGGATTTCGCCAGCTTCGTCTGGACCTTGTCGGCATGGCGCGCCGAACAGCGCCGGCCCGACGCGGCATGAAAATATTCCTGAGCTATGCCTCGCAGGACCGCGCCCTCGCAGCCGCGATCAACCGGACGCTTTCGCACCAGGACCACGACGTCTTCTTCGACCGCGACGATCTGCCGCCCGGCGAGGAGTTCCACAATCGCATCCGCCAGGGTATCGAACAGTGCGATCTGTTCGTATTCCTCATCAGCGAGCATGCGCTCGACCCGGCCAGCTACACGCTGAGCGAGCTCGAGATCGCGCAAAAGGTCATCCAGCGGCCGCACGGGCGCCTGCTGCCCGTGCTGCTCGCTCCGATCGCGTTCGCCCGCTTGCCGGGGTTTCTCAAATCGGTGACCGTGCTGGAAACTTCCGGCGACGTGACCGCCGCGGTCGCCGATGCGGTGCATCGCATCGCGCAAGGCCGGCGCCGGCGCCATGGCTACCGGTTGGCGATCGGGATCGCAGCCATCGCGCTGGTCGCGGCCGGCATCTGGCTCGCGCTGCCCGATGGAACCTTGCCCGAGGAACGAACCGGCAAGGACGGCGCTGCGTCCGACCTCGTGCCCGCGGGCATGTTCGGCATGGGCGACGGCGAGTACGCCCCGCAGCGCGAGATCTTCGTCGATGCGTTCTACATCGACCGCTTCGAAGTCACAACGGGGCGCTATGCGAAGTTCCTGGCGGCAACCGGATCGGCGCGCCCGCCCGAGAAATGGGAAGCGATCGATCTCGCTGCGGCGGCCGAGCTGCCCGTGGTCGGCGTCGACTGGAACGACGCAGCGGCGTATTGCGCGTGGGCAGGGCGGCGGCTGCCGACCGAGGCCGAATGGGAGAAGGCCGCCCGAGGCGCCGATCGACGCATGTATCCGTGGGGCAACGAATCGCCGTCGCTGCTGCGCGCGAACTACGTCAACACCTCGTCCGAAGCGTACGACGGCGGCCTGCACAAGGTCGGCTCGCATCCCGCGGGTCGCAGCCCCTACGGCACGCACGACATGGCGGGCAACGCCAACGAATGGGTCGCGGACTGGTATGCCGAAGGTTTCCGTTCCGGCGACATGCGCAATCCCAAGGGACCCGAAAGCGGCAAGGCACGGGTGATCCGCGGCGGGGGCCGCTTCGAGAGCGCGGACCGCATCGCTTCGGCCCGGCGCTGGCACGGACCACCCGACCTGAGGTCCGACGACATCGGGTTCCGCTGCGCCGCCGATGGGCCCTGA
- a CDS encoding thiosulfate sulfurtransferase, which translates to MISQIGTIDAARLKAALHDGGEIALLDARDEVPFDARHLLMAACLPLSRLEMLVDACVPRRSTRVVWCDDGEGLAERAARRMAAFGYTDVSVLAGGIATWEAAGYRIYSGVHVPSKAFAEVVEHQAGTPWITAEELKALIDAKADIALFDSRSYEEFHGNSIPTAISVPGAELVYRFADLVPSPATTVIVNCGGRTRSIIGAQSLINAGVPNKVVSLKNGTQAWHLAGYEVLKGSTARPPLVSPRAQAAARAAADRIAEHFGIARIDAATLARWQEDAVTRTLYVFDVRDPDEYVAGHVPGMKNVPGGQLVQETDRHAATWGARVVLVDDDGVRAVMTAHWMKQMGWDAAAMTVDMRKVGKETGPWTPRVLGLEAATPTIDAATLHARMQAGGVSVVDVDWSRDYRDGHIPGAWFGLRSRLAQMLPQLPSAGTVVFTSSDGTLARLAAADANEITPALALDGGTAAWREAGFPLEQGATRMATAPDDIRLRARDQDAGVEEAMQAYLSWEIDLADRMAQDDDQRFRIVAR; encoded by the coding sequence ATGATCAGCCAGATCGGTACGATCGATGCAGCGCGACTCAAAGCCGCTCTGCACGACGGCGGCGAGATCGCGCTGCTGGACGCGCGCGACGAAGTCCCATTCGATGCCCGCCATCTGCTGATGGCAGCGTGCTTGCCGCTGAGCCGCCTGGAAATGCTGGTCGACGCCTGCGTGCCGCGCCGCTCCACGCGCGTGGTGTGGTGCGACGACGGCGAGGGTTTGGCGGAGCGCGCCGCGCGACGCATGGCGGCGTTCGGCTACACCGATGTGTCGGTGCTGGCAGGCGGCATTGCAACCTGGGAAGCGGCGGGGTATCGCATCTATAGCGGCGTGCACGTGCCGAGCAAGGCGTTCGCCGAAGTGGTCGAGCACCAGGCCGGCACGCCCTGGATCACGGCCGAGGAGCTGAAGGCGCTGATCGACGCCAAGGCCGACATCGCGCTCTTCGATAGCCGTAGCTACGAGGAATTCCACGGTAACAGCATTCCCACGGCGATCAGCGTCCCGGGTGCGGAGCTGGTCTACCGGTTCGCCGACCTCGTGCCCTCCCCGGCCACGACGGTGATCGTGAACTGCGGCGGGCGCACGCGCAGCATCATCGGCGCCCAGTCGCTCATCAATGCCGGCGTGCCCAACAAGGTGGTCTCCCTGAAAAACGGTACCCAGGCCTGGCATCTCGCCGGCTACGAGGTGCTGAAGGGCTCGACCGCCCGGCCGCCTTTGGTGTCGCCGCGCGCGCAGGCCGCGGCACGCGCGGCGGCGGATCGGATCGCGGAACACTTCGGCATTGCCCGCATCGATGCAGCGACCCTGGCGCGGTGGCAGGAAGACGCGGTCACCCGCACGCTCTACGTGTTCGACGTGCGCGATCCGGACGAGTACGTCGCGGGCCATGTTCCTGGCATGAAGAACGTCCCCGGCGGCCAGCTGGTGCAGGAAACCGACCGCCATGCAGCCACGTGGGGCGCCCGCGTCGTTCTCGTCGACGACGACGGCGTGCGCGCAGTGATGACGGCGCACTGGATGAAGCAAATGGGCTGGGACGCCGCCGCCATGACGGTCGACATGCGCAAGGTGGGCAAGGAGACCGGCCCCTGGACGCCGCGCGTCCTTGGGCTAGAAGCAGCGACACCGACCATCGACGCGGCCACGTTGCACGCGCGCATGCAGGCGGGTGGCGTCAGTGTTGTCGACGTGGACTGGAGCCGCGACTATCGCGACGGACATATCCCGGGTGCATGGTTCGGCCTGCGTTCGCGCCTCGCGCAGATGCTGCCGCAACTGCCGTCGGCGGGCACGGTGGTGTTCACGTCCAGCGACGGAACGCTCGCGCGCCTTGCAGCGGCCGACGCGAACGAGATCACGCCAGCGCTCGCGCTCGACGGCGGGACCGCGGCCTGGCGCGAGGCAGGATTCCCGCTCGAGCAAGGCGCGACCCGGATGGCGACAGCGCCGGACGACATTCGGCTGCGCGCACGCGACCAGGACGCCGGCGTGGAAGAGGCGATGCAAGCCTATCTGTCGTGGGAGATCGATCTCGCCGACCGGATGGCGCAGGACGACGACCAGCGCTTCAGAATCGTGGCGCGCTGA
- a CDS encoding AsmA family protein, translating to MVLQRALKWFLVGMAALVGVAGTVVAFVAATFDPNDYKGRIVEAVQQKTGRTLVLEGDLALSLFPSIGAKLGKASLSEPKSTRQFAAVDSAVVSVKLLPLLSKEVIVDAIALKGLRMNIERDRSGRMNFEDLTGAGAEGAESPGKAQGKSGTPKSGTPEPATPEPGTSVQVDIARITISGADVTFSDQAAGTRYRLSNLDLESGRVAAGVATPIELSASLTSDKDKARIDTRLETMLTFDLAGKLYKLDQLDLSAKGDYGDISALDATVKGNIEARTDTGEYVANALAVAASGKRPDGSFELKLDAPKLTLTRDKVEGGKLTVNASSSDANGKVVAKLTVGSVAGAFSALKAEPLDADIEVQGAGRAYKAQLRGALTANLDKKTAGLNFSGKVDQSNVKGQAAITRFSPLALTFDLDADQLDADRLLGHSPAAPPSSGQAPASSPSAGPAPARQPPAAKQANAGGNAEDETIDLSALEKVDASGTIRIGKLTLRNIKSEEVRATIKAARGRLDVAPLSARLYQGTLAASVSVQAAENPVFTVRPTLTGVAIGPLLRDAAQIDTLEGKGTVRADLTTRGATVQALKKALNGTASVNLADGSIKGIDIAGTIRSVRSKIDQLRGQPVQSSNKTEKTDFTELKASFKVTNGVAHNDDLSLKSPLLRLEGAGDIDIGEDRMNYLLKATLVATSKGQGGRDVDELAGITVPVQLTGALSSPQWSIDVAGMAADLAKKKLQDKILERIPGGSEKGGSGRGIEDAIKDRLEGLFRR from the coding sequence ATGGTCTTGCAGCGCGCACTCAAGTGGTTCCTCGTCGGCATGGCGGCGCTTGTCGGCGTCGCCGGAACCGTCGTCGCCTTCGTCGCAGCGACGTTCGACCCCAACGATTACAAGGGCAGAATCGTCGAGGCCGTACAGCAGAAGACCGGGCGCACGCTGGTCCTCGAGGGCGATCTCGCGTTGTCGTTGTTCCCCTCGATCGGAGCGAAGCTCGGAAAGGCTTCGCTGTCGGAGCCGAAGAGCACCCGGCAGTTCGCAGCCGTCGATTCGGCGGTCGTATCGGTGAAGCTGCTGCCATTGCTCTCGAAGGAAGTGATCGTCGACGCGATCGCCTTGAAGGGCTTGCGCATGAACATCGAGCGCGATCGCTCGGGGCGCATGAACTTCGAAGATCTCACGGGCGCTGGCGCTGAAGGCGCCGAGTCGCCCGGGAAGGCGCAGGGAAAATCCGGCACGCCCAAATCCGGCACGCCCGAACCCGCTACGCCCGAACCCGGTACGTCTGTGCAAGTCGACATCGCCCGCATCACGATCTCGGGAGCGGACGTGACGTTCTCCGACCAGGCCGCGGGCACGCGTTATCGGCTCTCGAACCTCGACCTCGAGTCGGGACGCGTTGCCGCGGGTGTGGCCACGCCCATCGAGCTCAGCGCAAGCCTCACTTCGGACAAAGACAAGGCACGCATCGATACCCGCCTCGAGACGATGCTCACGTTCGACCTGGCGGGAAAACTCTACAAGCTCGACCAGCTCGATCTCTCCGCCAAGGGCGACTATGGCGATATCAGCGCCCTCGATGCGACCGTCAAGGGCAACATCGAAGCGCGCACGGATACGGGCGAATACGTCGCGAACGCGCTCGCGGTGGCCGCGTCGGGCAAGCGCCCGGACGGGAGCTTCGAGCTGAAGCTCGACGCACCCAAGCTCACGCTCACCCGCGACAAGGTCGAAGGCGGAAAGCTCACCGTCAACGCGAGCTCGAGCGATGCGAACGGCAAGGTCGTCGCCAAGCTCACAGTCGGCAGCGTCGCGGGTGCCTTCAGCGCCCTAAAAGCCGAACCGCTCGATGCCGACATCGAAGTGCAGGGTGCGGGGCGCGCGTACAAGGCGCAATTGCGCGGCGCACTCACCGCGAATCTCGACAAAAAGACGGCGGGCCTGAATTTTTCCGGGAAGGTCGATCAATCGAACGTGAAGGGCCAGGCTGCCATAACGCGTTTCTCCCCGCTGGCGCTCACCTTCGATCTGGATGCCGATCAGCTCGACGCCGATCGCCTTCTGGGCCACTCGCCTGCCGCCCCGCCCTCCTCCGGTCAGGCGCCTGCCAGTTCACCGTCCGCCGGCCCGGCGCCCGCCCGTCAGCCACCTGCTGCAAAACAGGCGAATGCGGGCGGTAATGCGGAAGACGAGACGATCGATCTCTCTGCCCTCGAGAAGGTGGATGCGTCGGGCACGATCCGGATCGGCAAGCTGACGCTCCGTAACATCAAAAGCGAGGAAGTGCGCGCCACGATCAAGGCGGCGCGCGGCCGGCTCGACGTTGCACCCCTTTCGGCGCGGCTCTATCAAGGCACACTTGCCGCATCCGTTTCCGTGCAAGCCGCGGAGAATCCCGTGTTCACCGTGCGCCCGACGCTGACCGGGGTCGCGATCGGTCCCCTGCTGCGCGACGCGGCGCAGATCGACACCCTCGAAGGCAAGGGCACGGTTCGCGCGGACCTCACGACTCGCGGCGCCACGGTGCAGGCGCTGAAGAAGGCGCTGAACGGTACTGCGTCGGTGAACCTCGCCGACGGTTCGATCAAGGGCATCGACATCGCCGGCACCATCCGCTCGGTGCGCTCGAAGATCGACCAGCTGAGAGGGCAGCCGGTGCAAAGCTCGAACAAGACCGAGAAGACCGATTTCACCGAGTTGAAGGCGAGCTTCAAGGTGACGAACGGCGTCGCGCACAACGACGACCTGTCGCTCAAGTCACCGTTGCTGCGCCTCGAAGGTGCGGGCGATATCGACATCGGCGAAGATCGCATGAACTACCTGCTGAAGGCGACGTTGGTGGCAACCAGCAAGGGCCAGGGCGGACGCGACGTCGATGAGCTGGCAGGCATCACCGTGCCCGTGCAGCTCACGGGTGCGCTCAGCTCGCCGCAGTGGTCGATCGACGTCGCCGGCATGGCCGCCGATCTCGCGAAGAAGAAGCTGCAGGACAAGATTCTCGAACGCATTCCCGGCGGCTCGGAGAAAGGCGGATCGGGGCGCGGGATCGAGGATGCGATCAAGGATCGTCTCGAAGGACTGTTCCGCCGCTGA